The genomic segment gagttccactgcaccaaatgtcactgttccgtacgtaaatgcatgctgttcctttaaaaacacaaaaatcaccatatgtatgcctttcagatttgaggagttccctcgatttctccaggatcccaccaccagaactgggttctgagaaaaatgggaccaatctgtatgcatataaattcaatcaaaaaaaaaaaattcaaaatcggtccagtaacgaaggagatatcgaggaacaaacattaaaaaaaaaaatacagacgaattgagaaccccttcctttgagatttggaaggcggttaaaaatggaatggaaTTCATAATGGATCAAATACCAGTATTTGTTTTGTACTAACTGCTTAAAGTATTTGTTCCTctcacggcccagccacgacattagtctaagcgcgacagcggtgagcggcaaccatatgtgcgaatgaaaagtcccatcgctgtgtctcgcttcaatgtatggccgccgctcgccgctgtcgcgcttagaccaatgtcgtggctgagccgttatacACACCTACTTCATATCAAATATCATATGTAGCTAGCGGTACGTCCAAAACTGTTGCATTTTCTCCGCATTCAGAAAATATGACGTCGTTATAAGTTTATAACTCTCTTTTTAACTTTTTTGGCTCTAGAGTAATCATGACAATAGTGTCCATTTGCgtctttttttctaatttttggGGAATACCgttgggttaccctcatctggcagaataattttaccgtcatctggcagaataactTTTTTAGTGCGAAACACACGTCGCATTTGGCAGAACACGCATTATCTTTGATTTAGCAAAAGTACCTAAAatctgccccagagtcaccgttcaAAAAAGAAAATCTGACGACACCGAGCgacgaagcgaggaggagtgttaggtatcttgcatccccaacacatccaactcgctatcgaatagcaaattgcaactttatgccgcgtaaatagtatatgtatgtatgcacaaatattatctgcaaaagtattgttcgactagaagactattatgctcatcaacattatgacaacagacgattcggtattacaaaaatctgcgaaatgatttatgccaaagcatattctgtgtaaggtgtttctgccatacgtaacttctgccaagaactattatacgaatcaaatattatgcgtaaaaagtttctgccagataatagtgaaccataCCGTTAGCACCAATAGTGACTGGAACCTGATTATGATATCAGCGTGCGTAGCGaaatgcataaacgctcacaataatatctgtttcgtagctatttatctctatcgctcttgcgtattggcgcgacagagctaggctgcatttctgtcggcgtctggcgtcgacgatttccattcctgggtacgtagccgaatggcacaaacgctcatgaaacaaaacgacgacagagccagactttcgcagcgtttcgttttcgtttcgcgtctcgcgtcgcagaaatgctattcggctacggcacctgagctGACCCACATTTTTTCCGGATAGTATTCGTCTCTAGATTGTATTTTTTATcgacaattaattattttttcatctaCAATTATGTTTATCATCTACAAAAGTCTGTGTCGGCGTTATTGGCGGCACAGGAGGCGTCAGCGGCCGCCAGGAACAGCTTGCCCGACGCGCATGCGCATAGCTGGTATACTTTCTGCGGCCGCAGGTGTTTGGTCGGGGGCGCGGACTCTGTCTTTACAGCCTCTTTAAGGTTTGAGATGTAAATACTTGGAGTGTCGATTTTTagctgaaaaaaaatattagatttATTAAAGATATTTTACTCAACGATAATGGGGAGTGCAGTAAAGCGTATGTAACAACCTCTGCTGGAGTTGCAAAGTATACATACCTATTGTGGCAATGCGAGACAGCAAGTTGCGAGAGAAGCTGTCAAATGTCTCCTCCAGTATTAAGTCCAAACTCCAAATTcactctttttatcgaaaaaaaaagcAACAAACATCAGCTATCCAGCAGTAACGTACCGAAGTACAAACTGTTGCAGTAATTCAAAGATcacgtaagtacctaaataagaAAAGTGTGACTTACGGCGCCAACAACGGAATCCAGTTTGATATTGCTGTGAGCCATGACGTCAATGCCGCCCGCTCGACTCTCCAGGTGTATGGATTGCGGGGCTATCAGCTCCAGGTGTCGCGTTAGAGATTCCAACCTGCATATTACAAACAATGGCTATACATCAGATAAATATCTTACGCACACAGGGACACCATAAATGATTAccttacatttttatattttacttacAGTACCTACATTATTGTTTTTTACCACTTGcagaatgtaattttttttgttggCTTGATGGAAGAACTTCTTAATGCCATCCCGCCGGGCCCATTTGGCTAGCCAGAGCGTCACTGAACACCCACACTTCATCGCGGGACGCATCATGGAACACTTTTAAAAGAAAGTAAGAGAGTTTTAAAGGTTATGTGTACAATACTAACTGCAGGTCAGATCCAGGCGGCGCCCTGACGCTCGGCGTCTGCACAGGCGTTTTAACAGCGAGCCCGCCGGGCCCGTCCACTGCCAGCGAGTCGCTGAATATCCGCACTTTGCCACGGGACATGCGGCATACTTCGCTGCCATAAGCGCCACATTCAATCCTGTCTAGCGCCACTAAGAAAATGAGTTTTGAAGCCTATGTGTATACTTACTGTAGGTCAGATCCAGGCGGCGCCCTGACGCTCGGCGTCTGCACGGCCGTTTTAACAGCGAGCCCGCCGGGCCCGTCCACTGCCAGCGAGTCACTGAACACTCGCACTTCGTCGTGGGACGCGCGGAAAACTTCGCCGCCAAGCGCGTCGCGCACCTCGAACATGCGTCCGCTGCATTCAATGCTATCCctttctgaaataaaaaaagctGCGTCTAGTTATTTTtcataacatatttattttctttgttcGCAGTTCGTACAGTGTTTGATTACGTGCGCCCTTGGTATGCGAACTCTTCACAAATTTACTCGTAGCTGACAACGTGTTAGACATAGACAGCGGTGCAGCAACTCTAAGAATTAAATCCCTGCTCCATCCCTGTTGCTCTGCCTCTTCAATCTCTTTATTGAATTGAGTAAAGTATATGAATCAATCAAGCACTGATCAGACTGTCCCTAAATTCAGCTTAAGGTTACCGATATTGAGGATTAGGTACGAGGAATCAttggtataaaaaaagtttcCTGTCTGACCTGTATTTGCAGCTCTAAGCATCCTCCAACAATGTTTATCTAGTAAGTAAACTTACTGAGCACCAATTTGGCGGTTTCCTTCCTCTCAGGCTCTGTGACTACCACGGTGAAGTTGCGATGCGAGTGCACGGTTATGGGCTGTCCGGCGCTCGAGCTGATCGACGAGGCCACCAAGTTGTCCATCACGAATGCCTGTCCTTGCAGTTCTAGGCCTCCCTTAACGATGTTTATGGGACCAAACCCACCCTGAAACAAATTACAAGGTTTTTTTAAACAGTCAGAAAAGTTTGCAATCGATGTTATAAACCTAATTTTCCAGAGGCTGTGAGTTAAAGCCTCGCCCAAGGCAATAATTTTAcacttttaaatatattgaaagctTATACAAAGTTGTCTTAGTACttatataattacatatatttaaGTGAAACTAAAACACAGATATTATATTAAGCTATACCGGACGCAGAACTAAATTAGACTGTAAATAGGCTGAATCTGACCAACAATTTTATTCTAAGATGAAATAAGTTGCGAATTTTGTTTTGTATAAAGCGTGGCGAGCCAAATTTACCAGATGATCTACAGAAGCAGAAGCAAAAACGATGCTTAATAG from the Leguminivora glycinivorella isolate SPB_JAAS2020 chromosome 8, LegGlyc_1.1, whole genome shotgun sequence genome contains:
- the LOC125229198 gene encoding delta-sarcoglycan-like, whose amino-acid sequence is MAGEAPGAIHGWGCTPTGDTTPALAGDNPKPGCLPVLLRGWRKTALFCILALLMVLIFLNIGLTLWIISSLKLRMGGFGPINIVKGGLELQGQAFVMDNLVASSISSSAGQPITVHSHRNFTVVVTEPERKETAKLVLKRDSIECSGRMFEVRDALGGEVFRASHDEVRVFSDSLAVDGPGGLAVKTAVQTPSVRAPPGSDLQLESLTRHLELIAPQSIHLESRAGGIDVMAHSNIKLDSVVGALKIDTPSIYISNLKEAVKTESAPPTKHLRPQKVYQLCACASGKLFLAAADASCAANNADTDFCR